A region from the Vicia villosa cultivar HV-30 ecotype Madison, WI linkage group LG3, Vvil1.0, whole genome shotgun sequence genome encodes:
- the LOC131658547 gene encoding aspartic proteinase CDR1-like, which yields MTHFSFFIFIFIFFSCLIVISRGLSVELIHRDFFKSPFYNPTQTKFQRSFNIVQQSINRANYLFKEPSHTKNKLETYMPYDDGTYIISYSVGTPPFKVYGILDTGSNLIWLQCIPCNSCYNQTSPIFNPSKSSSYKNISCSSRTCKSMEDTSCSYNGDVCQYTLDYGRGYNTSGDLGVETITLDSVTNSFVSYPNIVIGCGHNNGQPMYNGPSSGVIGFGIGDTSLIKQLGPSIGGKFSYCLIDQYNSKSIRSSKLNIGDDAIVTGDNVVSTPIVKMIGNRQKDYYYLTVKAFSVGNKRIKYRGFKREGTNASTHNIIIDSGTPVSILPHRFYYRLESAMKKMVKLERFQFNEDLSRLCYNTTSKQQNFPPITIHFKGADVKIDSKGAFYSLFQGEEVKCFAFRPYENGLGILGTMAQVNYLIGYDLNKNIVSFKPIDCTSY from the coding sequence ATGacacatttttcattttttatctttatcttcattttcttttcttgtttaatAGTTATCTCTCGTGGTTTAAGTGTTGAACTCATTCACCGTGATTTTTTCAAATCACCATTTTACAATCCTACACAAACTAAATTTCAAAGAAGTTTCAATATTGTGCAACAATCTATCAATCGCGCCAATTATTTATTCAAAGAACCTTCTCATACTAAAAACAAACTTGAGACATATATGCCCTATGATGACGGCACATATATCATAAGTTATTCGGTTGGTACCCCACCATTTAAGGTTTATGGAATTTTAGATACAGGTAGTAACTTAATCTGGCTTCAATGCATACCTTGTAATTCATGTTACAATCAAACATCTCCTATTTTTAATCCTTCAAAATCTTCAAGCTACAAAAATATTTCATGCTCATCTAGAACATGTAAATCTATGGAGGATACTTCTTGTTCTTACAATGGAGATGTTTGCCAATATACATTAGATTATGGTCGTGGATATAACACAAGTGGAGATCTTGGTGTAGAGACTATTACATTAGATTCGGTCACCAATTCTTTTGTCTCATATCCTAACATTGTTATAGGATGCGGACACAATAATGGTCAACCAATGTATAATGGTCCAAGTTCGGGTGTTATTGGCTTTGGAATTGGAGATACGTCACTAATTAAACAATTAGGACCTTCAATTGGAGGAAAATTTTCATATTGTTTAATTGATCAGTATAATAGCAAGTCTATTAGATCTAGCAAACTCAATATTGGAGATGATGCTATTGTTACCGGTGACAATGTTGTCTCAACTCCTATAGTAAAAATGATAGGAAACCGCCAAAAGGATTATTACTACCTAACTGTGAAAGCATTTAGTGTGGGAAATAAAAGAATAAAGTATAGAGGGTTTAAACGTGAAGGAACAAATGCTTCTACGCATAACATCATAATTGACTCAGGTACTCCTGTCTCTATTCTTCCACATCGTTTTTACTATAGGTTAGAATCAGCTATGAAAAAAATGGTTAAACTAGAGCGTTTTCAATTTAATGAAGATCTATCCCGCCTTTGTTATAATACCACATCCAAACAACAAAATTTTCCACCAATTACAATACATTTTAAAGGTGCGGATGTTAAAATAGATTCTAAGGGAGCCTTTTATTCTTTATTCCAAGGAGAGGAAGTTAAATGCTTTGCATTTCGCCCCTACGAAAATGGATTAGGCATCCTTGGAACCATGGCACAAGTGAACTATTTGATTGGTTATGACCTCAACAAAAATATTGTCTCTTTTAAGCCTATCGATTGTACTAGCTACTGA